From Planococcus halocryophilus, the proteins below share one genomic window:
- a CDS encoding S-ribosylhomocysteine lyase — translation MKKMNVESFNLDHTKVVAPYVRLAGEKTGTKGDTIRKYDIRFKQPNKEHMEMPGLHSLEHMLAEHSRNHSDDIVDIGPMGCQTGFYLSVINLDDYDEILRILENTLKDVIEANEVPACNEVQCGWAASHSLEGAKELAREMLAKKEQWTQVFAESAN, via the coding sequence ATGAAAAAAATGAATGTTGAAAGTTTTAACTTAGATCACACAAAAGTGGTGGCACCGTATGTCCGTTTAGCAGGAGAAAAAACCGGGACTAAAGGCGATACGATTCGCAAATATGATATCCGTTTCAAGCAGCCAAACAAAGAGCATATGGAAATGCCGGGTCTTCATTCTCTTGAACATATGTTGGCTGAACATAGCCGCAATCATTCCGATGACATCGTCGATATCGGACCGATGGGTTGCCAAACAGGCTTTTATTTGTCTGTTATTAATCTTGATGACTATGATGAAATCCTTCGCATTTTAGAAAACACATTAAAAGACGTCATAGAAGCAAACGAAGTGCCAGCGTGCAATGAAGTGCAATGCGGATGGGCTGCAAGCCATAGTTTAGAAGGCGCGAAAGAATTGGCGCGTGAAATGTTAGCGAAAAAAGAGCAATGGACTCAAGTATTCGCTGAAAGTGCGAACTAA
- a CDS encoding class I SAM-dependent DNA methyltransferase produces MGREFVEIFDEWVHTYDESVNGNDEEYKDVFLKYNEILQAVAEAAIGPVIEFGVGTGNLTKKLLERDLEVVGVEPNQAMRKVTAQKIPNLTVVDGDFLEFETPIFPQSFVSSYAFHHLTDVEKAQAFQIYAEKLSTGGKVIFADTVFDSEQSKKEMIAFEQARGHINLVEDLNREYYTTVPKLKELITKAGFTVNLSKMNNYVFLIEATKI; encoded by the coding sequence ATGGGACGTGAATTTGTAGAGATATTTGATGAATGGGTGCATACGTATGATGAATCAGTGAATGGAAATGACGAAGAATATAAAGATGTTTTCTTAAAATATAATGAAATCTTACAGGCAGTTGCCGAGGCAGCTATTGGACCTGTCATAGAATTTGGCGTTGGTACGGGTAATTTGACGAAAAAATTACTTGAGCGAGATCTAGAGGTAGTCGGAGTCGAACCAAACCAAGCGATGCGGAAAGTGACTGCTCAAAAAATACCGAATTTAACAGTGGTAGATGGAGATTTTTTAGAATTTGAAACACCGATTTTTCCGCAAAGTTTTGTAAGTTCATATGCATTTCATCATTTAACAGATGTTGAAAAAGCCCAGGCGTTTCAGATTTATGCCGAAAAACTGTCAACTGGTGGTAAAGTGATTTTTGCAGATACCGTGTTTGATTCAGAACAAAGTAAGAAAGAAATGATTGCTTTTGAACAAGCAAGAGGTCATATCAATTTAGTAGAAGATTTGAATCGCGAGTACTACACGACGGTTCCAAAATTAAAAGAGTTAATCACAAAAGCAGGGTTTACCGTAAACTTGTCGAAGATGAACAACTACGTCTTTTTGATAGAAGCAACTAAAATATAA
- a CDS encoding YczE/YyaS/YitT family protein, which yields MKRALFYRWLFFIIGLIVLALGFTMTIKGSKLGIGPWDVLHVGLYLNFGLTIGTWSVIAGFTIIAITAFFTRQVPQIGTFLNMVLVGIFIDIFNYLIPDIHTLVGQIIILSAGIVISGYGVGLYVSPKIGAGPRDSLMMLLVHKTGLSISVVRAGIEVGVALLGWLLGGPVGIGTIAVALLTGRIVQQSLPQFEKLLVILIGDKENQSHVLKV from the coding sequence ATGAAGCGTGCGTTATTTTATCGCTGGTTGTTTTTTATTATTGGTTTGATCGTTTTGGCTCTTGGTTTTACGATGACCATTAAAGGTAGCAAACTAGGCATCGGCCCATGGGATGTTTTGCATGTTGGTTTATACTTGAATTTCGGACTGACCATTGGTACATGGTCTGTGATTGCTGGATTCACAATCATTGCAATCACGGCTTTTTTCACACGCCAAGTTCCACAAATCGGCACTTTTTTGAATATGGTATTAGTGGGTATCTTTATCGATATTTTTAATTATTTAATTCCAGACATTCATACGCTAGTTGGACAAATAATAATCCTATCAGCGGGCATTGTCATTTCGGGGTACGGTGTGGGTCTTTATGTATCGCCCAAAATCGGTGCGGGTCCACGAGATAGCTTGATGATGCTACTTGTTCATAAAACTGGTTTGAGTATAAGTGTTGTTCGTGCAGGGATTGAAGTAGGTGTCGCATTGCTCGGTTGGTTACTCGGAGGGCCGGTTGGCATTGGGACGATTGCCGTGGCATTGCTGACTGGCCGAATCGTCCAGCAATCGTTGCCTCAGTTTGAAAAACTGCTCGTAATATTAATCGGCGATAAAGAAAATCAGTCGCACGTTCTTAAAGTTTAA
- the ybaK gene encoding Cys-tRNA(Pro) deacylase, with protein MAKKIAKTNAARMLDKEEILYELLYYTVEDGKVDGVSVASKIGYPPELVYKTLVASGASKQTYVFVIPVAQELDLKKAAKSAGEKKIDMIPVKDILSLTGYVRGGCSPVGMKKPFPTFISAEAEKLSELIVSAGKIGMQIKLAPTELVSVTKGHFAELTASIQ; from the coding sequence ATGGCAAAGAAAATTGCAAAAACGAATGCTGCACGAATGCTTGATAAAGAAGAAATTCTTTACGAATTGCTCTACTACACAGTTGAAGACGGCAAAGTGGATGGTGTTTCAGTAGCCAGCAAAATCGGCTATCCGCCAGAACTTGTCTATAAAACACTCGTCGCATCAGGTGCATCAAAGCAAACTTATGTCTTTGTTATTCCTGTAGCACAAGAATTAGACCTGAAAAAAGCAGCGAAATCCGCTGGTGAAAAGAAAATCGACATGATTCCCGTGAAAGATATTTTGTCACTAACAGGCTATGTCCGAGGCGGCTGTTCACCTGTTGGAATGAAAAAACCATTTCCAACGTTCATTTCTGCAGAAGCCGAGAAATTGTCCGAACTGATCGTTTCTGCCGGTAAAATCGGCATGCAAATAAAACTCGCTCCAACCGAACTTGTGTCTGTAACAAAAGGTCATTTTGCTGAGTTGACCGCATCAATTCAATAA